Sequence from the Macaca fascicularis isolate 582-1 chromosome 16, T2T-MFA8v1.1 genome:
aaaaattagccgggcgcggttgtgggcgcctgtagtcccagctactcgggaggctgaggcaggagaatggcgtgaacccgggaggcggagcttgcagtgagccgagatcgcgccactgcactccagcctgggctgggccacagagcgagactccgtctcaaaaaaaaaaaaaaaaaaaaaaagaaaatgtatgtccTGTTTTTATGCAAATAGGAGGTCAGGGAGCTTTTCTTGTATCTGCTtcttctcaatttccttcagttcaaaatagtccttatgccaaagtggcatatttggAGGTAACATATTCTAGTTTCCTTCAGGACCAAGTGCAGGGCAGTTAAATACCTCCAGAAGCATCTCTCAGTGTCAGATGACAGTTAGAGGATAAATACGCTAACTCCCCCACCCGAGGGGTGGGATAACtctggtgtgtatatatatatatgccaaatttatatttatatatttatatatttttttccttgaaacagagtttcactcttgttgcccaagctggagtgcaatggtgcaatctctgctcaccacaaccttcgcctcctgggttcaagcgattctcctgcctcaggctcccaagtagctgggattacaggggtatgtgccaccacatccagctaattttgtatttttagtagagacagggtttctccatattggtcaggctggtctcgaactcctgacctcaggtgatccacccaccttggcctcccaatgtgctgcgattacaggtgtgagccaccgcgcctggcctactctGAGATATATTCTATTATCCCCCAGAGTTCCCAGCAGGACTGAGACCCGGTTAGCCACAGCAATAACCTTCTCAATGATATTCTTTCGGCAGGGGGGGCAcaaagtgtgttttatttttattattcatataaataattttctataatatCCTGGAACAAACCAGATAATTTGGCAGTCCCATTTGGGGATCCCCTCAGAGACCCACAGGCCAGTGGCATTGGTGCAAGGTGCCCAGGTTCACAGAGCAGCTTGTGGCTTGTGTATACCTTGCAGGCGGCTTTTCTTCCACATCACCACTGGGGGCTTGAAGATAACAGCGGCAGGGAATCCTCCAGATTTTAGGAAATTTCACTGCTTCTCCTGCTCAGCGGTCTCTGGTCCGCAAGGTGTTCTCCTGCATCTCCGTTTCCTTTTACTTGGCTTTATCAAAGCTGGCAACTTCCCCCATGTCTGGTTTgtctgccattttcttttttttttttttgagacagggtcttactctgtcacccaggttggagtgcagtggtgcaacctcagctcactgcaacctccacctcccaggctcaagtgatcctctcacctcaacctcccaagtagctgggattacaggggcccgccaacttgcccggctaattttttttttttttttttttttttttttttttagtagagatggggtttcaccatgttggccaggctggtctcgaactcctcaaatgatccgcccacctcagcctcccaaagtgctgggattacagaatgagccaccacgcctggcctctcccaggtattttcttgtttgttttttgagatggagtcttgctctgttgttgcccaggctggagtgcagtgtcatgatctctgctcactgcaacctctgcctcctgggttcaagtgatcctcctgcctcagcctcccaagtagctgggattacaggcatgcaccaccacacccagctaatttttgtatttttagtggagacggggtttcaccatgttggccaggctggtctcgaactcctgacctcaagtgatccacccacctcagcctcccaaagtgctaggaatacaggcgtaagccactgcacccggcctccccCAAGTATTTTCTATCTGTGGTTGGTTGAGTCCACAGATGCAGAGCCCGAGGACATGGAGGGCGACTGTACTTGTTCCTAAACCCTGTTCCAGATCTGCTCTGGGGACTTCACCCTAAGACAGTGGGTGACTCACTTCCATCCTATCTTTCACAGCCAGGACACTGAGTCAGAGTCTCTGGGGTGAAAGGATCAAGGAAACATgagctcaaatcccagctccacacCAGCCATGATCTGCTGGTGAGAGCATCACTTAACCTACTCTGGCCTGAGTTTCTCCATCTGACAGACAccacccactgccctccaggagctGCTGCTATGATTAAACGGCATATTTAATATGAGTCCTCGGCACATTCTTCAATATCAGCATCCACCCCTTCTCCACAACTTCCCCTGCCAAGTGTACACGCACATGcctacacacatacacgtgcacacacacactccctagAGACGGCTGGAGGCTGGGCCAGGAGCGCATAGATCCTTTATTTCCTGCACCGCTTGCGCACAGGCTGACAAGCAATAGGAGGCTGAGAGGCGCCGCGTGGAGCGGGGCAGGCACCCGCAGGAGGCCTGAGTCCCAGCCCCCTGCTATTGAGGAACAAAGGTGTGGGAGAGGGTGGAACATGGAAGAGGAAGCCGGGGCAGGGAGGGGGGAATCaacagggaggggagaggggctgggccACGGGTGGGAGCCTGGACACCCCCAGGCCACTGGCAGaagagggagggcagggagggagaggagacacACCACTGGGCAGAGGGGCCCTCACCCACCCACACATAGACACACTTGTGGTTACAAACAGTAAATAGGGACCAAGAAGGATGAAGAACAGGGAAGACGGCCAGGTCCCTCAAGTCAACAAGAACTGGGGTGGCCACTGCTAGCCTGGGCATCAAGGGGTGAGGGGCCTCACAACTCCCTACCCGTGGAAGCTGGGCCATTACCCACTCAGGGCTGGGTCTGGTAGCCAGTGGGCCTCCCCTGGGCTGCCATGTGACCCAAGCCTGGCAGCCACAGCTTTTGTACCAGCTACAGAGCGACAGCCGGGGTTCCTACCGCCTGTCCCTGAAGAGGGTGGAGGCCCAGGTCCCCAAACTCCAGCCCAGGTTCATGAACACAGAGGGTGGGCTGGTGACAGACACAGGGTCCCATTTCAGAGGATGGGAAGGAGGGTCTGGGGGTGTGGGCTTGGCCAGGCAGAAGGAGGGGCCTCAAGCTGTCTGTGGGGCCTCTGCAGGCTGCTGGGGAACAGCAAAGCCTGGAAGGAGAAGCAGGTGGATGTGAACCAGGGCATTGAAGACCATAGGCCTGGCCTGGGCGGTAGGCAGGGGTCTGGACAACTGTATCAAAGACACAAAAAGTCGCCATTGATAATTATGCAGGTTGTCCCCTGCATGTGCCATAAAGGTCATGGTTCAGTTTATAACCTGCACAAGCTGACATGACAGGCCTGCTGAGGCTAGTGCTATTCCACCCTGCAGTGACCAAGGGCCATGAGAATGGGGACAGGCCGGAGCGGGTACCAGGACAGAACTAGGACAGTACCTAGGACAGTACTAGAGGGGAGGGATGGGCCAGTGAAGGTGCTACAGCACAGGAGTGGAGAGGACAGGCTCAGATCTACCCCTCACCGTGTGGCCCCGAACAAGTGTCCTTAGCTCTCTGAACCTCACCCTCCTCACCTAACCAATGGGGACACGTCGCCTGCCACAGGGAGTGAGGCTGATGGGAGCTGACGCATGTGCAATGGCTGCTGTGTATGAGTGTCACGAAGTCATCTTTCATGTCCCGCGACTCCTTAAAGAGGCAGGGCTCATAAAGCCTGCACTCAGCAGGTGCAGCTCCCAGACTTTGGGGTTTCTCTGGCTGGGGAGAGGAGACCCTGTTCCACCTCCCAACCCTGCAGGAGGCCCTAGCCCACCTTCCGACTCACCTAGGGGACTGGTCCAACTGTGGCCCTTGCTGGTGAAGGCCTTTGTCCCCGTAGCCTGGGCAGCCCCAGAAGGCCCCTCTTCCTCCCAGGCCCTGGGACGGTAGCTGGgcctgtcctccagcctgggtcagcCCCTGGGCAGCTCCACAATCCCACCCCCGTGCTTATTTTgactgctgctgccactgctgcagGGTTGGagagcctgggggacagaggaggCAGGGGTAGGGGGCAGGAGAAGCAGGCAGGCGGAGACGGGAAGCTGAGGCGCAGTGTGGGGGCACAATCCCAGTCCTgaccccccagcccagcccccaggagAAAAGTGGATAGAGATCTGAAATCCTAAGCAAATGCCACATAAATGAGCACTGGCTCTACAGTTCCCACTGAAGGGGATCGGATATGCCTATGCAAACGATATGCAAAGTCCATGCAAATCAGCATGGGCCAGGCTGGGGTAGGTGAGCACTCGGGGAGCTTATCCACCCTCTCTTTTCATTGGCACGAGGATCTGCAGCTTGTCCGGCTGGTGGCAGGGAGGTCCCCATGGGGGCACTCACCTTTCTGGAACATCTTCCGCCTCAGCTGCCGTCTGTAATAGGCATCCTGCCAGTTGGCCTGCTGCTGGAGGACATACTTCATGTCCAGGTGTGAAGGGCCCCAGCCACTGGCCTCCAGGGCTGACGTCACCATGTTCATCCGCGTTGCCTCATCTAGCTCCGGTTCCACCTCCTCCCAGCCCTCAGTCTCCTCCGACACCAGCTCTGCCTCTTCCATCACCCCTTCCTCAGCCGGCACCTTTTCGGCAGTCCCCAGCTCCTCCTCGGGCACCAACTTCTCTGCAGGCGTGAAATCTTCCCCCGGCATAATATCTGCTGCCAGTATCAACCCTTCCTCAGCCTCAAACCCCTACACCTGCTCTCCATCCTCACTGTTGCAAAAATCATACCTGGGCGGGAGATAGCGACATCTTTTGAAAGTCCAACCCCCCagacccacccccacccctgtctGCACACAGATCCTGATGGTTCCTCCCCGTTCTGTCCCAGCCAGGGGAGAGGGGAGCTGGGTACCAGCTCCGAGGCTTCAAACACCCAGCCCATCCCCCTTGTGGGAGAGAGGAAGAATGGTCACCAACACTGCATAGGACCCACCTTCCTTTATGTCCCTGACCCTGCACGGAAGACACCAGCAGGACTAACActcccttctgcctccctcctgcaTGATTTAACCTTCATAGCCCACCCCACAGCTACTTGCCATAGGAACAAATCCATTCTAGACAGACTCAGgtcaaatgacttgcccaaggacacacagtcAGGAAAGGGACCACGCTGGGCCTTAGTCCCAGGGTTCCCAGCTCCTAGGCCAGTGCCTGTTCACCTCTCAGCCCCTGGTCAGTCCCCACTCAGAGCTGCGTTGAATCAAACAGCCACCCAGGGGGCAAGATTTGAAGGAAAAGGGGGGCAGCTCCTTCCCAGAACAGTACCCAGCTCAGCCAGCCAAGACAGCAGGGCCTTCTTCAGGGTTGCAGGGTGGCAGAAACAGAGGCAGGTGGCTGTCTGGCTGCTGAAAGCTGAGGACAGATGATGGGGGAGCCCCTGGCAGGCTTACCTTAGGCTGGATGTGTCCCCTCTGGGCATCTCATACTTCCTTCAAAGAGAAAAGGACCTTCATTATGAGACAATGGAAGCCGAAACTGCAGTTCCTCAGGCTCGGTGGTGCTTAGGCAGTGGCcatgagcagtggctcacgcctgtaatcctagcacttttgggaggccaaggtgggcagatcacctgaggccaggagttcaagaccagcctagccaacatggtgaaaccccgtctctactaaaaatacaaaaattagctgggcttggccaggcacagtggctcacgcctataatcctagcactttgagaggccaaggcaggatgatcacaaggtcaggagttcgagaccagcctggccaacatggtgaaaccccatctctactaaaaatacaaaaattagctgcgcatagtggcaggcgcctgtaatcccagctactagggaggctgaggcaggagaatcgcttgaatctgggaagcagtgGGTATAGGGAAGCATGGAAGGTCAGAGTATGAGGGCAAACCCCCTCCCCACTACAGGAAAGGCCATGGACTACAGGGCAGGGTAGGTCCCCAGCCACATACCTTTCCATAAAATACACAGGGTCTGAGATCATCCTCCTTAGAGACGTTCTGAGCTCCTCAGTCAGGGTCTCCTGGAAACCAGGAAGAGTCTCCTATGGTGGAGAGAACAGATGTTACCAGGGGACCCCCacagtgcctgtaatctcagctactcgggaggctgaggcaggataatcgcttgaacctgggaggcagaggttgcagtgagccaagatcatgccgttgtactctagcctgggcgacagtgagactccgtctcaaaaaaaaaaaaaaaaaaaaaagaaaaagaaaatttgccaggcatggtggcacacaccagtagtcccagctactcaggaggctgaggcaggcgaatcgcttgaacccgggaggtgggggatgcagtgagccgagattgcatcactgcgctccatctcaaaaaaaaaaaaaaaagatagaaagaaatgaggtcttgccaggttgcccaggctggggttggagtgcagtggctattcatggGCACGATCTTATTACTGATCAGCatgggagttttgacctgctctgtTTCTGACCTGAGCCAGTTTACCCCTCCTCAGGCAATCTAGTGGTACTCCACTCCCTGGACCATACTGACCCCATCGGCATAGTGtactacagcccagaactcccgggctcaagcaatcctcccacctcagcctcctgagtagctgggaccacaggtgggagcctctgcacctggccaggtTTGGTTTTAGAAAAACTCTTTGAGGCTGTGTGCAGAAGTTCCTGGTAGAGTTCGAGTAGAGGCAGTGTGACCAGTTAAGAGGTATCCTGGACTAGAGGCAgccagagaggggagggggaaaaaGACTTAAGCCATTCCCAGGAGGTAAAATGAaagggtggcctgcccctccacacctgtgggtgtttctcgttaggtggaacgagagacttgagaaaagaaataagacacagagacaaagtatagagaaagaaaagcgggggcccaggggaccggcgctcaacttacagaggacccacgccctggtctctgagttcccttagtatttatagataattatctttaccatcttaaagatcagggagtggcaggacaataggatcgtttttagggaggaaatcagcagtaagacataagaacaaggatctctgagacatgaataagtttaaaggaaaatcctgtgccttgagataaaccttttagcagcattgtttcatcctatcacatggggataaaccttggacaatacctagcttttctaggaacaaagacacaccctgcacgcccaaaatccattaaaccttgagttaccacagcacatgtctcttgcaaggacaaggttgggggtagggtcacagataaacagcatctcaaatacagaacaaaatggagtctcttatgtctacttctttctatatagacacagtaacaggctgatctctttcttttccccacagtaaAAGCAACAGAGTTTGGGGACTGGTTCCTACTCTAGCAGCCTGGGGACCAGTGGGGCCATTCAGGGAGTTGCAGAACCCAGCAGGAAGGAAGGTCAGGTCTGGGGTAAAGGGAACAGCAGGAGTTTAGCTGTTGCCACTTTGCGTCTGCATCTCACCAGCTGAGGCGTTCACTTGAACTCCTCAGGCACAAACACTGCTCCTCATCTTCATAAGCACACAGCATCTAGGACAATGCCAGGCACAGCCGCTGCCTCATGCATGACTCTGAACTGTCCCAGCCCTGGGTGCCTGGTCTCTGGCAGCTCATGGCTCCCTCTTCCCTGCCCCAAATAAGAGGAGACAGGCTTGGAGGAGAcccatcactttatttttttgagatagagtcttgctatgtcgcccaggctggagtgcagtggcacgatctaggctcactgcaaactctgcctcccagatttaagcgattcttccacctcagcctcccaaggagctgggactacaggctgtgccaccatgtctggctaatttttgtatttttagtagagacagggtttctctatgttggccaggctggtctcaaactcctgacctcaagtgatccgcctgtctcagcctcccaaagggttgggattacaggcatgagccaccgcgcctggcctgagacCCACAACTTCTCTTTATAGTTTGCACAAAGTACCTCCTCAGCTGTTGACACTCTTAATCTTCATAAACCCTGGGGAGATGAGTGGGGCTGAGACAATTAATCCCCATTCTAAAGACAAAGGTTCAGAGAGGTCAAGGAATgtgtccaagttcacacagctaggaGTGCTAGATCTGGGACTTGAACTTGGATCTCCATACTCTGCATCTTGAGTTCTTTTCTCTGCTCCTTGGGACAGCCCCCCAACCCGAGTGACAACATTACGTACAAAACTGCTCCACACATTCCAGAATGAGCATCTGTTCCTCATCCTCAAGGGTGTCAAGTCGAGAggcctggagggagggagagaggaagggacaggGAAGTCAACACCCCCTGCTAGCGAGGATGCCCTCCTCCCCCGTTCTCACCTCTTCTCTCAGCTGATGATTCTCCTCTTCCAGCAGCCTCAGCTGCTCCTGCAAGGCTTCCAGCTGTGGGCAGTGGTGCTGGTGCAGCAATGCCTCCGTGAAATCctaggggagggaggaatgggagtCAGGGTGCAGAGTGGGGCTTCCCAGTTCCCAGCCCACCCAGGCCCTCCCCACCAGGGCTAAGAGCGGTGTTCTCAACTAGTTCCAGCAACCCTGCCGGCAAGCACATCACCTGTGTCCCTcttaacaaatgaggaaattgaggctcagagaaacgACTCGCAGGTGCAAAGGCAGGAACTCACAGCTTGGGGGCATCACAGGGATGAGCACGCTGCTggtcttcctctgcctcctcctcttcctcctcatccgAATCTGAGTAGAGCTGGAGGAAGTCATCCCGCAAGTTCACCTGGTGTCTGAGGTGTAAAATCTGGCAGGAAGAGAGAGGAGCCATGGGCTGGGAGTGGGTAGGGGCAGGAGAGGGTCCTGGCATGAGGTGGGTGTAGACTGGCCCCCtatcctctcctccccacccagtTACCTCCTCCTTGGCTGAGCAAAGCAGGGCTTCCAGTTTGCTGTTCTCCTCCATCAAAACACTGTTCTGTTTCACCAGGGACTGGCCGATGCGAGCTGCAGTGTTCAggtccctctctctctgcagaAGGACCATCACCCATAGGTAATGCTCT
This genomic interval carries:
- the HAP1 gene encoding LOW QUALITY PROTEIN: huntingtin-associated protein 1 (The sequence of the model RefSeq protein was modified relative to this genomic sequence to represent the inferred CDS: deleted 1 base in 1 codon; substituted 2 bases at 2 genomic stop codons), which encodes MRPKVSGRGCAGSRPGPGLGPGPGDPAALTCAPSASPALEPSAQPQARGTGQRAGSRAASGSQVLSEAGTGARPASEAGVKAGARRLSAFSAIQGDVRSVPNNSDAPWARFVFQGPFGSRATGLGTGKAAGIWKTPAAYFGRRPGVSGPERVAFIRELEEALCPNLHPPVKKITQEDVKVMLYLLEEVCTAFLIQLLPPVWESQTLGEHYLWVMVLLQRERDLNTAARIGQSLVKQNSVLMEENSKLEALLCSAKEEILHLRHQVNLRDDFLQLYSDSDEEEEEEAEEDQQRAHPCDAPKLXDFTEALLHQHHCPQLEALQEQLRLLEEENHQLREEASRLDTLEDEEQMLILECVEQFYLTFLPAGFCNSLNGPTGPQAARETLPGFQETLTEELRTSLRRMISDPVYFMERKYEMPRGDTSSLRYDFCNSEDGEQVXGFEAEEGLILAADIMPGEDFTPAEKLVPEEELGTAEKVPAEEGVMEEAELVSEETEGWEEVEPELDEATRMNMVTSALEASGWGPSHLDMKYVLQQQANWQDAYYRRQLRRKMFQKGECPHGDLPATSRTSCRSSCQ